A genomic region of Xanthomonas fragariae contains the following coding sequences:
- the cheY gene encoding chemotaxis response regulator CheY encodes MNKNMRILIVDDFSTMRRIVKNLLGDLGFTNTAEAEDGNSALAALRAGPFDFVVTDWNMPGMTGIDLLRNIRADAKLKHLPVMMVTAEAKREQIIEAAQCGVNGYIIKPFTAQTLEEKLGKVFERLAATA; translated from the coding sequence GTGAATAAGAACATGCGGATCTTGATCGTGGACGACTTCTCGACGATGCGGCGTATCGTCAAGAATCTGTTGGGCGATCTCGGCTTTACCAACACCGCAGAGGCCGAAGACGGAAACAGCGCATTGGCGGCATTGCGCGCTGGCCCGTTCGATTTCGTGGTCACCGACTGGAACATGCCAGGCATGACCGGCATCGACCTGCTGCGTAACATCCGCGCCGACGCCAAGCTCAAACATTTGCCAGTGATGATGGTGACCGCAGAGGCCAAGCGCGAGCAGATTATCGAAGCCGCACAGTGCGGCGTGAATGGCTACATCATCAAGCCATTCACCGCGCAGACGCTTGAAGAAAAGCTGGGCAAGGTATTCGAACGTCTGGCGGCGACCGCATGA
- a CDS encoding protein phosphatase CheZ: MDATVETNAERAALIERLQGAIDALESGDEAAWRLEVDHLAALRTRPMMQGLSRLARELGQALGELPTLPEEAGELDDACSRLDHVVDMTEKASHRTLDLVEECRELAEQLRSGGLNADQGVLLDRMRSSLTELSLAQSYQDLSGQIIRRVASIVRRVHEGFGALGLPPKSTEPKKDDGGLAGPAVKGLDRHAVSQDDADDLLSGLGL; this comes from the coding sequence ATGGACGCCACAGTGGAGACCAATGCCGAACGCGCCGCATTGATCGAACGCCTGCAGGGCGCGATCGATGCACTGGAAAGTGGTGACGAAGCCGCGTGGCGCCTTGAGGTGGATCACCTCGCCGCCTTGCGCACCCGTCCAATGATGCAGGGCCTGAGCCGGCTCGCACGCGAACTCGGTCAGGCGCTGGGCGAACTGCCCACCTTGCCCGAAGAAGCCGGCGAACTGGACGATGCGTGCTCGCGTCTGGACCACGTGGTGGATATGACCGAAAAGGCCAGCCATCGCACGCTGGATCTGGTCGAGGAATGCCGCGAGCTGGCCGAGCAATTGCGCTCGGGCGGCTTGAATGCCGACCAGGGCGTGTTGCTGGACAGGATGCGCAGCAGCCTGACCGAACTATCGTTGGCACAGAGCTACCAGGATCTGAGCGGCCAGATCATCCGGCGCGTGGCCAGCATCGTGCGGCGCGTGCATGAAGGCTTCGGCGCACTCGGCCTGCCGCCGAAGAGCACCGAACCGAAAAAAGACGACGGCGGTCTTGCCGGTCCTGCAGTCAAGGGCCTGGACCGTCACGCGGTGTCGCAAGACGACGCCGATGACCTGCTGTCCGGATTGGGGTTGTAG
- a CDS encoding chemotaxis protein CheA, translated as MSAVPDDIAADFIVEAQEILDRLGEQLVSLEQAPDEADQLNAVFRGFHTLKGGAGFLAIKPMVELCHAAEETLGMARSGQAVLQPHHFDAAQQSLDYLQSMLDAMGSGAPVPHAPAALIAQFDAKSGPPAIKAVPEAATAAAPAHDNGHAAAAPGTKAAPKAAAKGADAEQTVRVDTKRLDAIVNLIGELVLSRNRLKTLRTRLRDEELDRAVSVLDIATARLQTAVMRTRMQPVSKVFSRFPKVARDVARTLSKEVELELIGAETELDRNLVEALADPLVHLVRNAIDHGIELPALREATGKPRSGHVRLSAQQEGDYVSIEIQDDGAGIDPERLREIARNKGLIDAEAAARLSTDECLHLIFMPGFSTKVEVTDISGRGVGMDVVQSRIRELSGQIQIQSELGRGSRFMIRVPLTLAILPTLLVQAGEAVYALPLARVVEVLHAPQTSLGWFDGRAVLDRRSHTLPLIDLRRWLGVPAEQPPLLTVVLLQAGETRFGLVVDQVRGREEVVIKPLPRALRGLPGYSGATLIGDGRMALILDVDGLRSSAH; from the coding sequence ATGAGTGCTGTTCCTGACGATATTGCAGCCGATTTCATCGTCGAGGCCCAGGAAATCCTGGATCGCCTCGGCGAACAACTGGTGTCGCTGGAACAGGCACCAGACGAAGCCGATCAGCTCAACGCGGTGTTCCGCGGTTTCCACACGCTCAAGGGTGGCGCCGGCTTTCTGGCGATCAAGCCCATGGTCGAGCTATGCCACGCTGCTGAGGAAACCCTCGGCATGGCGCGCTCAGGCCAGGCAGTGCTGCAGCCGCATCACTTCGATGCCGCGCAGCAATCGCTGGACTATTTGCAGTCCATGCTGGATGCAATGGGCTCCGGTGCGCCCGTACCGCATGCACCGGCCGCGCTAATCGCGCAATTCGATGCCAAAAGCGGCCCGCCAGCCATCAAGGCGGTGCCCGAGGCCGCCACTGCAGCCGCACCGGCGCACGATAACGGCCACGCCGCTGCTGCGCCCGGTACCAAGGCCGCCCCCAAGGCGGCGGCAAAGGGTGCCGACGCCGAACAGACTGTGCGCGTGGACACCAAGCGCCTGGATGCCATTGTCAATTTGATCGGCGAACTGGTGCTCTCGCGCAATCGCTTGAAGACCCTACGCACCCGTTTGCGCGATGAAGAACTCGATCGCGCCGTCAGCGTGCTGGACATCGCCACCGCACGCCTGCAGACCGCGGTCATGCGCACCCGCATGCAGCCGGTCAGCAAGGTATTTTCGCGCTTTCCCAAAGTGGCTCGCGATGTCGCGCGCACGTTGTCCAAGGAGGTGGAACTGGAACTGATCGGCGCCGAGACCGAACTGGACCGCAACCTGGTCGAAGCCCTGGCCGACCCTCTGGTGCACTTGGTACGTAACGCCATCGACCACGGCATCGAATTGCCTGCATTGCGCGAAGCCACCGGCAAACCGCGTAGCGGCCATGTACGCCTGTCCGCGCAGCAGGAAGGCGATTACGTCAGTATCGAAATTCAGGACGATGGCGCCGGCATCGACCCGGAACGGCTGCGCGAAATCGCCCGCAACAAGGGCTTGATCGACGCCGAAGCTGCCGCCCGTCTGAGCACCGACGAATGCCTGCATCTGATCTTCATGCCGGGTTTTTCGACCAAGGTCGAGGTTACCGACATCTCCGGCCGCGGTGTCGGCATGGATGTGGTGCAGTCGCGCATCCGCGAACTCAGCGGGCAGATCCAGATCCAGTCCGAACTGGGCCGCGGCAGCCGCTTCATGATCCGTGTACCGCTGACGTTGGCGATCTTGCCGACCCTGCTGGTGCAGGCCGGCGAAGCGGTGTACGCATTACCGCTGGCCCGCGTGGTCGAAGTACTGCATGCACCGCAGACCTCGTTGGGCTGGTTCGACGGCCGCGCAGTGCTGGACCGCCGCTCGCACACTTTGCCGCTGATCGACCTGCGCCGCTGGCTTGGCGTGCCCGCCGAACAACCGCCGCTATTGACGGTGGTGCTGCTGCAGGCCGGCGAAACCCGCTTCGGCCTGGTGGTAGATCAGGTGCGCGGCCGCGAAGAAGTGGTGATCAAACCCCTGCCCCGCGCCCTGCGTGGCCTACCCGGCTACTCCGGCGCCACATTGATCGGCGACGGTCGCATGGCGCTGATCCTGGATGTGGATGGGCTGCGCTCCAGCGCTCATTGA
- a CDS encoding XVIPCD domain-containing protein → MLGETVDLAKFAHQFSTDRDFRNLVIGAASVYASEAIEDPAKLPRDLRHAAVGAWNTWKAGLEQAIREGKEHEYLGNAKGAAAVEIIATFVPTTKLTKLARVAAVADAGEELAPTAGRTLSSLERRQAGALSETLAELVQDARRVQGKGGLEADGANLMFHGLAGVKRSQGALGALVDELRRSSNLDGLLQSGALSPKELAHLARSDVSLFDGQVSFHAALDAAIGKRELTSLKNHEVGAIGEALVSYELAAKGYRDLVPIQNNSGHGIDLAGINPETNRWEIFEVKASVQGIARRQGGDPEDFLTVRLNRAASERGLEQGLWAPQNMWEEQAQAMAARIIEETRDRTTGKLDIKANWARVNIDRDPATGAITGTPEIEKGMTPAERRHERSLCNENAPPARSPADAEHPDHAMHQQIKGKVEEPDRHVGRSFDAISERMTASLLVLAKDNGLTQVDHVGLSRQANGVEAAQKVFVVQGWPTSFSVMYAGMPTVQAAHTPVEQSHQQLEAINARLAQEQLQQSTLAQTQTPPQPGPQMTMT, encoded by the coding sequence ATGCTGGGCGAGACGGTGGATCTGGCCAAGTTTGCGCATCAGTTCAGTACGGATCGGGATTTTCGCAATCTGGTCATCGGGGCGGCGTCGGTCTATGCATCCGAGGCCATCGAAGACCCCGCCAAGCTGCCGCGCGATTTGCGCCATGCGGCCGTTGGCGCCTGGAACACCTGGAAAGCAGGCCTGGAGCAGGCCATCCGCGAGGGCAAGGAGCACGAGTATCTGGGGAATGCCAAAGGCGCGGCAGCGGTCGAAATCATCGCGACCTTTGTGCCCACCACCAAGCTGACCAAGCTGGCACGCGTGGCGGCGGTTGCCGATGCTGGCGAAGAACTTGCGCCTACGGCAGGAAGGACATTAAGCAGCCTCGAACGTCGCCAAGCCGGTGCGCTGAGCGAAACGCTCGCCGAGCTGGTGCAGGATGCGCGGCGGGTGCAAGGCAAGGGCGGATTGGAGGCCGATGGCGCCAATCTGATGTTCCATGGCCTGGCGGGGGTAAAGCGCAGCCAGGGCGCACTTGGCGCATTGGTCGATGAGCTGCGTCGCTCGAGCAACCTGGACGGGCTGTTGCAAAGTGGCGCGTTGTCTCCCAAGGAATTGGCGCACCTTGCACGCTCCGATGTCAGCCTGTTCGATGGACAGGTGTCGTTTCACGCTGCGCTCGATGCCGCTATCGGCAAACGTGAGTTGACGTCTCTCAAGAACCACGAGGTCGGCGCCATCGGCGAGGCGTTGGTGTCGTACGAACTGGCGGCGAAGGGCTATAGGGATCTGGTGCCGATCCAGAATAACTCGGGACATGGTATCGACTTGGCTGGTATCAATCCCGAGACGAATCGCTGGGAGATCTTTGAGGTCAAGGCGTCCGTGCAGGGGATTGCGCGCAGGCAGGGTGGCGATCCGGAAGATTTCCTAACTGTTCGTCTCAATCGAGCGGCCAGTGAAAGAGGACTGGAACAAGGTCTATGGGCGCCCCAAAACATGTGGGAAGAGCAGGCGCAGGCAATGGCCGCAAGAATTATTGAAGAAACTCGGGATCGAACCACCGGCAAACTCGATATCAAAGCAAACTGGGCGCGGGTCAATATCGATCGCGACCCTGCCACTGGCGCAATCACCGGCACGCCAGAGATCGAAAAGGGGATGACACCGGCGGAACGGCGCCATGAGCGATCCTTGTGCAACGAAAACGCCCCGCCTGCGCGTTCGCCAGCCGATGCCGAGCATCCCGATCATGCAATGCATCAGCAGATTAAAGGCAAGGTGGAAGAACCCGATCGACATGTCGGCCGCAGTTTCGATGCCATCAGCGAGCGCATGACGGCCAGTTTGCTTGTACTTGCCAAGGATAACGGGCTGACACAGGTCGACCATGTAGGGCTGAGCAGGCAAGCCAACGGCGTTGAGGCAGCGCAAAAAGTGTTCGTCGTCCAGGGCTGGCCCACCAGTTTCTCGGTGATGTATGCGGGCATGCCAACGGTGCAGGCTGCACACACGCCGGTCGAACAGTCTCACCAACAACTCGAAGCGATCAATGCGCGCTTGGCACAAGAGCAACTGCAGCAATCCACCCTGGCCCAGACGCAGACGCCGCCACAGCCTGGGCCGCAGATGACGATGACATGA
- a CDS encoding IS5 family transposase — translation MKPRKPYSTDISDEEWAFAAPYLTLMDVQAPQRKYELRAMFNALRWIARAGAPWRLLPNDFPPWEAVYQQTQRWLQAGCFEAMVSDLRSLLRVAQGKKGQPSAVIFDARTLQSTCESGPRAGYDGYKRKKGSKVHMAVDTLGHLLAVQVTPANEQERAQVRSLAQEVQHVTGETVKIAFVDQGYTGQEPAQAATEEGIELHVIKLQEAKKGFVLLPRRWVVERSFGWANRFRQLARDHERLPETLAGLHFVVFTILMLGNAATLFQSS, via the coding sequence ATGAAGCCTCGTAAGCCTTATTCCACCGATATTTCGGACGAAGAATGGGCCTTTGCGGCTCCCTATTTGACGCTGATGGATGTGCAGGCACCGCAGCGCAAGTATGAGCTACGCGCGATGTTCAACGCACTGCGGTGGATCGCGCGCGCCGGCGCACCATGGCGATTGCTTCCCAACGATTTTCCGCCCTGGGAAGCGGTGTATCAGCAAACACAGCGCTGGCTGCAAGCGGGCTGCTTTGAGGCCATGGTCAGTGATCTACGCTCACTCTTGCGTGTGGCGCAAGGGAAAAAAGGCCAGCCGAGCGCGGTCATTTTCGATGCTCGCACGCTGCAGTCCACCTGCGAAAGCGGGCCGCGTGCTGGATACGATGGCTATAAACGCAAGAAAGGCAGCAAGGTACACATGGCCGTCGATACGCTTGGACATCTGCTCGCTGTCCAGGTGACGCCGGCTAATGAGCAGGAGCGCGCGCAAGTCCGATCGTTGGCACAAGAGGTACAACACGTGACCGGTGAAACGGTCAAGATCGCCTTTGTTGATCAGGGCTACACCGGTCAAGAACCGGCGCAGGCGGCCACGGAAGAAGGCATTGAGTTGCACGTGATCAAGCTGCAAGAAGCGAAAAAAGGCTTTGTCTTGCTGCCGCGCCGTTGGGTTGTCGAGCGCAGCTTCGGATGGGCCAATCGTTTCAGACAGCTGGCACGCGACCACGAGCGATTGCCGGAAACCTTGGCCGGTTTGCACTTCGTCGTCTTCACGATCCTGATGCTTGGAAATGCAGCCACCCTCTTTCAAAGTTCATAA
- a CDS encoding IS5 family transposase — translation MRTRRPAAEDMPADELFRSRLENQIDLRHPLARLSQQMPWAALEQALSSRLPATQAGGGRPALPVRLIAGLLYLKHAYDLSDEAVCERWLENPYWQFFTGEVVFQTRLPCDASSLTRWRQRLGEAGMEELLAHTINAAHAMQAVDARELSRVIVDTTVQEKAIAYPTDSRLLEVARKKLVLLAKRHGIGLRQSYARQGPALSRKAGRYAHARQFKRMRRVLRRQRTVLGRLVRDIQRKLDQVNTGVRERIAVWLERAQRLYTQRPKDKQKLYALHASEVECIGKGKARQAYEFGVKVGIAVTACKGLVVGARSFPGNPYDGDTLAEQLEQTRGLLQDVSVEPTVAIVDLGDRGREVDGVQVLHRGKAKTLTRRQWRWIKRRQAVEPVIGHLKDDCRLRRCRLKGAQGDALHVLGCAAGYNLRWLLRWIAFLRAWMRAMGWSSLSAVPLSPTALCA, via the coding sequence ATGCGTACACGCCGTCCTGCTGCCGAAGACATGCCTGCCGACGAGTTGTTTCGTTCGCGGCTGGAGAACCAGATCGATCTGCGTCATCCGCTGGCGCGACTGAGCCAACAGATGCCGTGGGCGGCGTTGGAGCAAGCACTTTCATCGCGCTTGCCGGCCACCCAGGCCGGTGGCGGTCGGCCGGCATTGCCGGTGCGGCTGATTGCCGGTTTGCTCTACCTCAAACACGCCTACGACCTGTCCGATGAAGCGGTGTGCGAGCGCTGGCTGGAGAATCCGTACTGGCAGTTCTTCACTGGCGAGGTCGTGTTCCAGACGCGTTTGCCGTGCGATGCCAGCTCGCTGACGCGCTGGCGGCAGCGCCTGGGTGAGGCCGGGATGGAAGAGCTGCTGGCGCACACCATCAACGCCGCGCATGCGATGCAGGCGGTGGACGCACGCGAGTTGTCGCGGGTGATCGTGGACACCACGGTGCAGGAAAAGGCGATCGCCTATCCGACCGACAGCCGTTTGCTGGAGGTGGCACGCAAGAAGCTGGTGTTACTGGCCAAGCGGCACGGCATCGGATTGCGGCAGAGCTACGCGCGGCAAGGCCCGGCCCTGAGCCGCAAGGCAGGTCGGTATGCGCATGCGCGCCAGTTCAAGCGGATGCGGCGCGTGCTGCGACGTCAACGCACAGTGCTGGGACGGCTCGTGCGCGACATCCAACGCAAACTCGATCAGGTAAACACCGGCGTGCGCGAGCGCATCGCTGTCTGGCTGGAACGTGCGCAACGGCTGTACACGCAGCGTCCGAAGGACAAACAAAAACTGTACGCATTGCATGCCTCGGAAGTGGAATGCATTGGCAAGGGCAAGGCGCGTCAAGCGTACGAATTCGGCGTCAAGGTCGGCATTGCGGTCACCGCCTGCAAGGGATTGGTCGTGGGTGCGCGCAGCTTCCCGGGCAACCCGTACGACGGCGATACCTTGGCCGAGCAGCTGGAGCAGACACGCGGGTTGCTGCAGGATGTGAGCGTAGAACCGACGGTGGCGATCGTGGACCTGGGCGATCGCGGGCGCGAGGTCGATGGCGTGCAGGTCCTGCATCGCGGCAAGGCCAAGACGCTGACGCGACGGCAATGGCGCTGGATCAAGCGACGGCAGGCGGTGGAGCCGGTGATCGGACATCTGAAAGACGACTGCCGGTTGCGTCGCTGCAGGCTGAAAGGTGCCCAAGGCGATGCGCTGCACGTGCTCGGCTGCGCGGCCGGCTACAACCTGCGTTGGCTGCTGCGCTGGATCGCGTTTTTGCGTGCCTGGATGCGGGCGATGGGGTGGTCATCCTTGAGCGCCGTGCCGCTGTCACCGACGGCACTTTGCGCTTAA
- a CDS encoding alcohol dehydrogenase catalytic domain-containing protein — translation MWLFFLHESYRPLFIPTTSRWKSCICGVCHSDLHTARNDWGWIYSPIVPGHEIVGRVIEVGAEVSRYRVGDHVAVGCMVDSCQQCDQWRRGEEQLCREGNTGTYAGRDRITGETTQGGYSKHLVVREEFCLQIPKGLDVARAAPLLCASITSYSLLRIWNVGSGSRVGVIGLGGLGHMAVKLAAGMGADVTVLSRSPSKREDALVVSPIPIPIPIPMQ, via the coding sequence ATTTGGCTGTTTTTTTTACACGAATCCTACCGGCCCTTATTCATCCCCACGACGTCGCGATGGAAATCCTGTATTTGCGGCGTCTGCCACTCCGACCTGCACACCGCGCGCAACGATTGGGGTTGGATCTACTCCCCGATCGTGCCTGGCCACGAGATTGTCGGCCGTGTGATCGAGGTCGGTGCGGAGGTCTCGCGCTATCGCGTTGGCGACCATGTCGCGGTGGGATGTATGGTCGACAGCTGTCAGCAGTGCGATCAATGGCGCCGCGGCGAAGAACAGTTGTGCCGCGAGGGCAATACCGGCACTTACGCTGGCCGGGACCGCATCACCGGCGAAACTACCCAGGGTGGCTATTCCAAACATCTGGTCGTGCGCGAAGAGTTCTGCCTGCAGATCCCCAAGGGACTTGACGTGGCGCGCGCAGCGCCGCTGCTGTGCGCGAGCATCACCAGCTATTCGCTGTTGCGCATCTGGAATGTCGGCTCCGGCAGCCGCGTCGGCGTGATCGGGCTGGGCGGGCTAGGGCATATGGCGGTCAAACTCGCCGCCGGCATGGGCGCCGACGTCACGGTACTCAGCCGCAGCCCATCCAAGCGCGAAGATGCGTTGGTGGTATCACCGATACCGATACCGATACCGATACCGATGCAATGA